TTAGCTACAGAAGGTATGCAACCGATGCCCAGGTTGACTGGCAAGCAGAATACAGCACAGATGATGGTACCTCATGGGCTCCGATCGGCGCAGCATTCACTGCTCCCGCAACAACTGATATCCAGACCTTTTCGGAAATCGTGAACGTGACCGGCAACGTCAGAATTCGGATCAAGAGAGCAACGGAAACCGGCGTAATCAATCGGAGATTGAACATTGACAACATTAATTTGACCGATTTTACGGGTGTTCCCACTCCGACCATCATTGCATCCGGAACCCTGAATGCTTTCAGCACCTTCACGGGAACCCCTTCCGCCGCTCAAACTTACAACCTCAGCGGCAGCGCTCTGACGGCAAATATCGTTGTCAACGCCCCCCCCGGATACGAGATATCCTCAAACGGAAGCACCTATTCAGAGTCGCTTTCGCTTGCCACAAGTTTCAATGGTCCTATCTATGTCCGTTTGATCGGAACAACTGCGGGTAATTTTAGCGGAAACATTGTGCACACCAGCACCGGCGCCGCACAAGTGGACAAAGCAGTGACCGGCACCGTGACCAATCCAGCCCCGATGATTTATGCCACCGGAATCCTGAACGCTTTCAGCACTCTGGTAGGAACTCCATCAGTGGCACAAAGCTACACACTTTATGGCGAATTTCTGACCGCCGATATTATCATCACCCCTCCCACAGGATTTCAAATCTCTACGAACGGTGGCACCACCTATGCCTCCAGCGGTTCGGTTCTTCCCACATTCAACGGACTGATCTACGTCCGCCTTGCGGGAACTACAGCGGGCAGCTTCAGCGGAGACATTACTCACACCAGCACCGGCGCCACTCAGGTGAACAAAGCCGTAAGCGGAACAGTTAACCCACCGGTGACGGCACAGGTATTGTTTGAAGAGAATTTTGATTATACCGCGGCAACGCTTCTAACCGCAAACGGTTGGACAGCACACAGCAGCGGCGGCTCGAGCCCAGTGATCGTTGGAAACGTCGGTCTCACCTTTCCAAGCTATCCTTCCCAGGGGGGACTATGTGCACAGACCGTGTTAGCAGGCAGTGCGGAAGACGTTCACAGGAGCTTTACCGCCCAAACCAGCGGCAGTTTCTACGCTTCCTTCCTCTTCAATGCCAGTGAAGCCAACGCTACCGCGGGAGATTATGTCTTCCACATGTCGCCTGCCACGATCAGTACAGATTTCAAGGGAAGATTCTTTGTGCAGAAAGACGCATCGAACAACCTCCGTTTTGGAATCACCAAAGCCGGAACAGCCACATCAGCCGTTTGGACGGATTATCTGTATCCCATGAACACCACTGTTCTCGTTTTGATCAAATATGTGATCGTTGCCGAACCCGCCAACGACCAAGTTTATTTGTGGATAAATCCCAATTTCAGCGGAGCCGAACCCGCTCCCCAACTCACTGCGTCCGATGTGACGGGTGTAGATATCGGCAATATCGGCTCAGTCGCCATCCGTCAGGGAACGACTACTCCGATCGCCAAGATCGACGGCATCCGCGTATCCAATGACTGGAACATTCACTGGCAATCCCAGCAACTCAATCCCGTCATACATGCCACCGGCGATTTCGGACCCTTCCTCGCCGTTGCGGGAGTGCCTTCCGACGCTCAATTCTACAATCTCCACGGCGATGACCTCACTTCCAATATCTTCATCGACGCACCGGATGGATTTGAAGTCGCTACCAATAATCAGGGTCCCTGGACAAACACCCTTTCCGTCAGTTCCAGCTTCAATGGAACCGTATATGTGCGTCTCGGCACGCTACCGGCAGGTTTTTATGGAGGCGCGATCGTCCACACCAGTGGATCAGCCGTTGCTGTCAACCTGCATGTCGAAGGCGAAGTATTTCCTCCTGAAGGCATAATCAACGTTACGCAAAACCTGCAACCCTTCACAGCCATAGCCGGCACGCCAAGCGCCACCCAAACCTATGCTCTCAGCGGAACGAATCTATACGGCGACATCATCCTCACCACAGCAAGCCCCTTCCAGATCAGCGTCGGCGGACAAAACAACTGGCAGACGGGCTTGATCCTGCCCTTCAACTTCAATGGAAACATCGACGTCCGCATGAATGCCGCAAGTATCGGTGTCTATTCAGCAACGATCACCCATGCCAGCGACGGCGCCACTTCGGTAGCGATAAACGTAAGCGGAACAGCCACTTCCGGCGGAGCTGCCACCAATCTCTTCTTCAGCGAATACGTCGAAGGCGGTTCAAACCGCAAGGCAGTGGAGATCTTCAACGGCACCGGCGCAGCAGTGAACCTTGCCAACTTT
The sequence above is drawn from the Candidatus Cloacimonadaceae bacterium genome and encodes:
- a CDS encoding chitobiase/beta-hexosaminidase C-terminal domain-containing protein → MLKKLLIALTLIFAMGFVASLHADYLVNFDGTGEVKTAYASGTVNLSGLDWNLGETLIGTETAELLGGIRTARLRGYGISSMSMLANKANGLGTLTFSYRRYATDAQVDWQAEYSTDDGTSWAPIGAAFTAPATTDIQTFSEIVNVTGNVRIRIKRATETGVINRRLNIDNINLTDFTGVPTPTIIASGTLNAFSTFTGTPSAAQTYNLSGSALTANIVVNAPPGYEISSNGSTYSESLSLATSFNGPIYVRLIGTTAGNFSGNIVHTSTGAAQVDKAVTGTVTNPAPMIYATGILNAFSTLVGTPSVAQSYTLYGEFLTADIIITPPTGFQISTNGGTTYASSGSVLPTFNGLIYVRLAGTTAGSFSGDITHTSTGATQVNKAVSGTVNPPVTAQVLFEENFDYTAATLLTANGWTAHSSGGSSPVIVGNVGLTFPSYPSQGGLCAQTVLAGSAEDVHRSFTAQTSGSFYASFLFNASEANATAGDYVFHMSPATISTDFKGRFFVQKDASNNLRFGITKAGTATSAVWTDYLYPMNTTVLVLIKYVIVAEPANDQVYLWINPNFSGAEPAPQLTASDVTGVDIGNIGSVAIRQGTTTPIAKIDGIRVSNDWNIHWQSQQLNPVIHATGDFGPFLAVAGVPSDAQFYNLHGDDLTSNIFIDAPDGFEVATNNQGPWTNTLSVSSSFNGTVYVRLGTLPAGFYGGAIVHTSGSAVAVNLHVEGEVFPPEGIINVTQNLQPFTAIAGTPSATQTYALSGTNLYGDIILTTASPFQISVGGQNNWQTGLILPFNFNGNIDVRMNAASIGVYSATITHASDGATSVAINVSGTATSGGAATNLFFSEYVEGGSNRKAVEIFNGTGAAVNLANFSIKKQVNGAGLFGSELLLTGTLANNDVYVIVYSAATGSLLGEPYVDLATTSGAMTFNGNDCVALYHNGVQIDVIGIVNQVENWGIDVTLVRYPNVTAPRVDFTFSEWTSYPVDTLTYLGWHTFNPGGSYAATPTFAPAPGTYYAPINVTISTTTPNATIRYTTDGSDPSPTLGTIYTNPVAVNTTTTIKAIAYADGFLPSSIGAATYSFPIFVSTIAQLRAQPTGTNVYRLTGEAVLTFKQTTRNQKFVQDATAAILIDDVGGIITTNYNLYDGITGITGTLTTYSNLLQFVPTLNTGAATSVNNVIVPEGRTLASLTSADQSKLIKVLNVSIDATNVNFGTIAENIDATDPTATLVLRTFPATNYSGTPIPVNPVNLVCIVGQFGTTMQVSPRFLADFEATSGGLPSPVLTINQSAGLISVTWNAVVGATSYIIQASNSPYSGFVTVATISQTQYAAPATEMKFFRVIAVQ